A single window of Hymenobacter sp. APR13 DNA harbors:
- the hslV gene encoding ATP-dependent protease subunit HslV, producing MKIRSTTVLGVRHNGQVALGADGQATMDKHVAKSNVRKVRKLHDGKVVTGFAGSTADAFLLLDRFEEKLGNYSGQLRRAAIELAKEWRKDQYLRKLEAMMVVCDKDELLIIAGSGDVLEPDSDVAAIGSGAMYAQAAALALKKHAPHLTARQMVEEALHIAADICIYTNHNLMIEEPV from the coding sequence ATGAAAATCCGTTCTACAACCGTGCTGGGCGTGCGCCACAACGGCCAGGTGGCCCTCGGGGCCGATGGCCAGGCCACCATGGACAAGCACGTGGCCAAGAGCAACGTGCGCAAGGTGCGCAAGCTTCACGACGGCAAGGTGGTCACCGGCTTTGCCGGCTCCACGGCCGATGCGTTTCTGCTGCTCGACCGGTTCGAGGAGAAGCTCGGCAACTACAGCGGCCAGCTGCGCCGCGCGGCCATCGAGCTGGCCAAGGAGTGGCGCAAAGACCAGTACCTGCGCAAGCTGGAAGCCATGATGGTGGTCTGCGACAAGGACGAGCTGCTCATCATTGCCGGCTCCGGCGACGTGCTGGAGCCCGATTCCGACGTGGCCGCCATCGGCTCGGGCGCCATGTACGCCCAGGCCGCGGCCCTAGCCCTCAAGAAGCACGCGCCCCACCTCACCGCCCGCCAGATGGTAGAGGAAGCCCTGCACATCGCCGCCGACATCTGCATCTACACCAACCACAACCTCATGATTGAGGAGCCGGTATAG
- a CDS encoding TonB-dependent receptor, producing MKQQLLVAALSVASLAAYGQAQTLSGQVLDAAGRPVIGATVVEKGTNNGTATDNAGRFTLSSRAASPRLVISSIGYTTQEVSGGSGVSVKLADASTSLGAVQVVGSRSQNRSVTDSPSPVDIIDLREVTTKTGQLDVNQLLQFVAPSFNSNRQTGSDGADHVDPASLRGLGPDQTLVLVNGKRQHQSALVNLFGSRGRGNTGTDLNVIPAASIERIEILRDGAAAQYGSDAIAGVINIVLKSSVNELTASANYGAYEAKYRRDDQQFDGGNFNANVNYGVGLGEQGSFINATVDFNQRQHTQRANVPVPDSSSLARREYGDPKVQNVSAYLNSKFAVSDQTHVYVFGGANKRKGDAYAWTRFAEDDRNVPSIYPNGFDPIITSDIVDVSAVAGVRTKLGEWELDLSNNFGSNRFEYGLRNTLNASLGAASPTSFNAGGFQLQQNVVSLGLTRNYKTVLQGLNVAAGAEFRREWYSLFAGEEASYRNYDPTKSGGSQGFPGYQPADAIKADRDNVGAYVDAELSVTQQWLLAAALRYEHYTDFGSTLNYKVSTRYNLTEFLTLRGTYSTGFRAPSLAQINFNSTFTNFINGDPVEVLLARNNSAVTQKLGVPALRQETSNSANVGLTSRLGSSLSLTVDGYYIKVKDRVVLTSQFSADDPVIGPDLVALNVDQAQFFANAADTRSIGLDVVLNHTATLGTGRLNSTLAANVNNLKIDRVQTTGRLAGREDDFFGPREQAFVKASAPPSKINLTFDYQLGRFSTLLRFVRFDKVRLVDFDGADMNYDARITTDLTFSYALTDHLQLSAGSTNLFNRYPTLFDPQRTETGGAWDPVQMGANGRFYFAKLQARF from the coding sequence ATGAAACAACAGTTACTCGTTGCTGCGCTCAGCGTGGCCAGCCTTGCCGCGTATGGCCAGGCGCAGACGCTTTCCGGTCAGGTGCTGGATGCCGCTGGCCGGCCCGTTATCGGGGCGACGGTGGTGGAGAAAGGCACCAACAACGGCACCGCCACCGACAATGCCGGCCGCTTCACGCTCTCGTCCAGGGCGGCCAGTCCGCGGCTGGTGATCAGCTCGATTGGCTACACCACGCAGGAAGTGAGCGGCGGTAGCGGTGTAAGCGTGAAGCTGGCCGACGCCTCCACCAGCCTGGGCGCGGTGCAGGTAGTGGGCTCGCGCAGTCAGAACCGCTCCGTCACCGATTCGCCTTCGCCGGTGGACATCATCGATCTGCGGGAAGTGACCACCAAAACCGGCCAGCTCGACGTCAACCAGCTGCTGCAGTTTGTGGCGCCCTCGTTCAACTCCAACCGCCAGACCGGCTCCGACGGCGCCGACCACGTCGACCCGGCCTCGCTGCGCGGCCTGGGCCCCGACCAGACGCTGGTGCTCGTGAACGGCAAGCGCCAGCACCAGTCGGCGCTGGTGAACCTGTTTGGCTCGCGGGGCCGTGGCAACACCGGCACCGACCTGAACGTCATTCCGGCGGCCAGCATCGAGCGGATTGAGATTCTGCGCGACGGCGCGGCGGCCCAGTATGGCTCCGACGCCATTGCCGGCGTGATTAACATCGTGCTGAAAAGCTCCGTGAACGAGCTGACGGCCAGCGCCAACTACGGTGCTTACGAGGCCAAATACCGCCGCGACGACCAGCAGTTCGATGGCGGTAACTTCAACGCCAACGTCAACTACGGGGTGGGTTTGGGCGAGCAGGGGAGCTTTATAAATGCCACCGTCGATTTCAACCAGCGCCAGCACACCCAGCGCGCCAACGTGCCGGTGCCCGATTCCAGCTCACTGGCCCGCCGCGAGTACGGCGACCCGAAGGTGCAGAACGTGTCGGCCTACCTCAACTCCAAGTTCGCCGTGAGCGACCAGACGCACGTGTACGTGTTTGGGGGCGCCAACAAGCGCAAGGGCGACGCCTACGCCTGGACCCGCTTTGCTGAGGACGACCGCAACGTACCATCCATCTACCCCAACGGCTTCGACCCCATCATTACCAGCGACATCGTGGACGTGTCGGCCGTGGCCGGGGTGCGCACCAAGCTGGGCGAGTGGGAGCTGGATCTGAGCAACAACTTCGGCTCCAACCGCTTCGAGTATGGGCTGCGCAACACGCTGAACGCCTCGTTGGGCGCGGCCTCGCCCACCAGCTTCAACGCCGGTGGCTTCCAGCTGCAGCAGAACGTGGTGAGTTTAGGCCTGACGCGCAACTACAAAACCGTGCTGCAGGGCCTGAACGTGGCCGCCGGGGCGGAATTCCGGCGCGAATGGTACTCGCTGTTTGCCGGCGAGGAAGCCTCCTACCGCAACTACGACCCCACCAAATCGGGCGGCTCGCAGGGCTTCCCCGGCTACCAGCCCGCCGACGCCATAAAGGCCGACCGCGACAACGTGGGCGCCTACGTGGATGCCGAGTTGAGCGTGACCCAGCAGTGGCTGCTGGCCGCCGCCCTGCGCTACGAGCACTACACCGACTTCGGCAGCACGCTCAACTACAAAGTATCCACGCGCTACAACCTGACCGAGTTTCTGACCCTGCGCGGCACCTACAGCACCGGCTTCCGGGCCCCGTCGCTGGCCCAGATTAACTTCAACTCCACCTTCACCAACTTCATCAACGGCGACCCGGTGGAGGTGCTGCTGGCCCGCAACAACAGCGCCGTAACGCAGAAGCTGGGTGTGCCGGCCCTGAGGCAGGAAACCTCCAACAGCGCCAACGTGGGCCTTACCAGCCGCCTGGGCTCGTCGCTGAGTCTGACCGTGGATGGCTACTACATCAAGGTGAAAGACCGGGTGGTGCTCACCAGCCAGTTCTCGGCCGACGACCCGGTTATCGGGCCCGACCTGGTGGCGCTGAACGTAGACCAGGCGCAGTTCTTTGCCAACGCCGCCGACACCCGCTCTATTGGTCTGGATGTGGTGCTGAACCACACGGCCACGCTGGGCACCGGCCGCCTCAACTCCACGCTGGCCGCCAACGTCAACAACCTGAAGATTGACCGGGTGCAGACCACCGGCCGCCTGGCCGGCCGCGAAGACGACTTCTTCGGGCCCCGCGAGCAGGCGTTTGTGAAAGCCTCGGCGCCGCCGTCCAAAATCAACCTCACCTTCGACTACCAGTTGGGCCGCTTCAGCACGCTGCTGCGCTTCGTGCGCTTCGACAAGGTGCGGCTCGTGGATTTCGACGGCGCCGACATGAACTACGACGCCCGCATCACCACGGACCTCACGTTCAGCTACGCCCTCACCGACCACCTGCAGCTCTCGGCGGGCAGCACCAACCTGTTCAACCGCTACCCCACGCTCTTCGACCCGCAGCGCACGGAAACCGGCGGCGCCTGGGACCCGGTGCAGATGGGCGCGAACGGGCGGTTTTACTTTGCTAAATTGCAGGCCCGATTCTGA
- a CDS encoding deoxyhypusine synthase family protein, whose translation MQITNFLKHHYRHFNAAALIDAAEGYNKHLAEGGKMMITLAGAMSTAEMGIQLAELIRQDKVQIISCTGANLEEDIFNLVAHDFYERVPNYRDLTPADEQALLERHMNRVTDTCIPEEEAMRRLEHSVLKFWEKADKAGEQYFPHEFFYQILKSGELEQYYQIDPKDSWMLAAAEKNLPIICPGWEDSTLGNIFAGHVISGDIKNVHTVRTGIEYMIYLADWYTQQATEESKVGFFQIGGGIAGDFPICVVPMLHQDLGRTSVPLWGYFCQISDSTTSYGSYSGAVPNEKITWGKLGQDTPKFIIESDATIVAPLVFAMVLGQ comes from the coding sequence ATGCAAATCACCAACTTCCTCAAGCACCACTACCGCCACTTCAACGCCGCCGCGCTGATTGATGCCGCCGAGGGCTACAACAAGCACCTGGCCGAGGGCGGTAAGATGATGATAACGCTGGCCGGCGCCATGAGCACCGCCGAAATGGGCATCCAACTGGCCGAGCTCATTCGCCAGGACAAGGTGCAGATCATCAGCTGCACGGGTGCCAACCTGGAGGAGGACATCTTCAACCTGGTAGCCCACGACTTCTACGAGCGGGTGCCCAACTACCGCGACCTGACCCCCGCCGACGAGCAGGCCCTGCTGGAGCGCCACATGAACCGCGTAACCGACACCTGCATTCCCGAGGAAGAAGCCATGCGCCGCCTCGAGCACTCGGTGCTGAAGTTCTGGGAAAAGGCCGACAAAGCCGGTGAGCAGTATTTCCCTCACGAGTTCTTCTACCAGATCCTGAAGTCGGGCGAGCTGGAGCAGTACTACCAGATTGACCCCAAAGACAGCTGGATGCTGGCCGCCGCCGAGAAAAACCTGCCCATCATCTGCCCCGGTTGGGAAGACAGCACGCTGGGTAACATCTTCGCCGGCCACGTTATTTCCGGCGACATCAAGAACGTGCACACCGTGCGCACCGGCATCGAGTACATGATTTACCTGGCCGACTGGTACACCCAGCAGGCTACCGAGGAAAGCAAAGTAGGCTTCTTCCAGATTGGCGGCGGCATTGCCGGCGACTTCCCCATCTGCGTGGTGCCCATGCTGCACCAGGACCTGGGCCGCACCTCGGTGCCGCTGTGGGGCTACTTCTGCCAGATTTCGGACTCCACCACCTCGTACGGTTCGTACTCCGGTGCCGTGCCGAACGAGAAAATCACCTGGGGCAAGCTGGGCCAGGATACGCCCAAGTTCATCATCGAGTCGGACGCTACCATTGTAGCGCCGCTGGTGTTTGCCATGGTGCTGGGCCAGTAA
- a CDS encoding OmpA family protein, translated as MSQNLLELVQDYFAGDTVRQTSTALGESESGIGTALRSVVPMVLGSLFARSQQPGGSEALFGMARQAHSNGILGNLGSLLGGLNSGSTTAPATDGSLLNQGSELLRSVLGSNYAPAVEGVSQQAGVRTSTVSSLLNMAVPVVLGLLGRHAATNNLDAAGFGSYLNGQRGSIMGALGSLPGGLGGMLSGLGLGAGAAATGLGSAAQNVGAAVHNTAERTADTMRSTAREVETAATSPSRWPWLILLLLGLGALFYFMRGCNKTPDTAATDPVAAPPDTTQMVAAPAAAAPTGRYDAASGNYIYDTGTTTDLALPDGTRLNVGSTSVEARLFNFLNDSGQSVSDDKTQGWMSLERVYFNTGKSTLTAESQAQLKNLAAILKAFPNAAVKLGGYTDNQGQAEANLLLSADRANAARKAVMNNGIDPGRVSAEGYGIEHPIASNDTPEGRAQNRRVDVRVTKK; from the coding sequence ATGAGCCAAAATCTTCTGGAACTCGTTCAGGACTACTTCGCCGGCGACACCGTGCGCCAGACCAGCACGGCGCTGGGCGAAAGTGAAAGCGGCATTGGCACGGCCCTGCGTAGCGTGGTGCCCATGGTGCTGGGCAGCCTGTTTGCCCGCTCACAGCAGCCGGGCGGCAGCGAGGCGCTGTTTGGCATGGCTCGGCAGGCGCACTCCAACGGTATCTTGGGCAACCTGGGCAGCCTGCTGGGCGGACTGAACAGTGGCAGCACCACCGCCCCGGCCACCGATGGCAGTCTGCTCAACCAGGGCAGTGAGCTGCTGCGCTCTGTGCTGGGCAGCAACTATGCGCCGGCCGTGGAAGGCGTGAGCCAGCAGGCCGGGGTGCGCACCTCTACCGTGAGCAGCCTGCTGAACATGGCCGTGCCCGTGGTGCTGGGGCTGCTGGGCCGCCACGCCGCCACCAACAACCTGGATGCGGCCGGCTTTGGCTCGTATCTGAATGGCCAGCGCGGCAGCATCATGGGGGCCCTCGGAAGCCTGCCCGGCGGCCTGGGGGGCATGCTTTCCGGCCTGGGCCTGGGAGCAGGAGCCGCGGCCACCGGCTTGGGCTCGGCGGCGCAAAACGTAGGCGCCGCGGTGCATAACACCGCCGAGCGCACCGCCGACACAATGCGCAGCACCGCCCGTGAGGTGGAAACTGCCGCCACCTCGCCCAGCCGCTGGCCCTGGCTGATTTTGCTGCTGCTAGGTTTGGGAGCCCTGTTCTACTTTATGCGCGGCTGCAACAAGACGCCCGATACGGCCGCCACCGATCCTGTGGCCGCCCCACCCGACACCACGCAAATGGTGGCCGCTCCCGCCGCCGCTGCGCCTACCGGCCGCTACGACGCGGCCAGCGGCAACTACATCTACGACACCGGCACCACCACCGACCTGGCCCTGCCCGACGGCACCCGCCTGAACGTGGGCAGCACTTCGGTGGAAGCCCGGCTGTTCAATTTCCTGAACGACAGCGGCCAGTCCGTGAGCGACGACAAAACTCAGGGCTGGATGAGCTTGGAACGGGTGTACTTCAACACCGGCAAATCGACGCTCACGGCCGAGTCGCAGGCGCAACTGAAGAACCTGGCCGCCATCCTGAAAGCCTTCCCCAACGCTGCCGTGAAGCTGGGCGGCTACACCGACAACCAGGGCCAGGCCGAAGCCAACCTGCTGCTCAGCGCCGACCGTGCCAACGCCGCCCGCAAAGCCGTAATGAACAACGGCATCGACCCCGGCCGGGTGTCGGCGGAGGGCTACGGCATCGAGCATCCCATTGCCTCCAACGACACGCCCGAGGGCCGCGCCCAGAACCGCCGCGTGGACGTGCGCGTGACCAAGAAGTAG
- a CDS encoding DUF3667 domain-containing protein: MSSVSLVSAPVAAHQSHPSEAAHTSSACLNCGHPVPDRFCGRCGQDAHHTHRFTMADMPHDVLHSIWHVDKGILYTLRTMVRRPGPTIREYLAGKRVDHFRPLSLLFFITGLYALLYAALHIDMMPPRDPAMPEAVYQMQASSTTFFMKYLSWFYVAMVPAWALAARLCLRRGGYNYAECLIIASFITAINNFLTLLLLPVTYAYSGTPQIQSFSLYALLLVTGYASWAYGNLLNHTTLGWLGRLWRGFLTFMLGYGMVMVVMMVAMFTSNWSSIKQSVQQQAKAKQEQQRNAAPPVDRPQ; encoded by the coding sequence ATGTCCTCCGTCTCCTTGGTTTCTGCACCTGTTGCCGCGCACCAGTCCCATCCTTCAGAAGCGGCGCACACCTCTTCGGCCTGCCTGAACTGCGGCCACCCCGTACCCGACCGGTTCTGCGGGCGCTGCGGGCAGGACGCCCACCACACCCACCGGTTCACGATGGCCGACATGCCCCACGACGTGCTGCACAGCATCTGGCACGTTGATAAGGGCATTCTGTACACGCTGCGCACCATGGTTCGCCGGCCGGGCCCTACCATCCGCGAGTACCTGGCCGGCAAGCGCGTCGACCACTTCCGGCCCCTGTCGCTGCTGTTTTTCATCACCGGCCTCTACGCGCTGCTGTACGCAGCGCTGCACATCGACATGATGCCGCCCCGCGACCCGGCCATGCCCGAGGCCGTGTATCAGATGCAGGCCTCGTCCACTACCTTCTTCATGAAGTACCTGAGCTGGTTTTACGTGGCCATGGTGCCGGCCTGGGCGCTGGCGGCCCGCCTGTGTTTGCGGCGCGGCGGCTACAACTACGCCGAGTGCCTCATCATTGCCTCGTTCATCACGGCCATCAATAACTTCCTTACGCTATTGTTACTGCCCGTCACGTACGCCTACAGCGGCACGCCCCAGATTCAGTCGTTCAGCCTCTACGCGCTGCTGCTGGTGACTGGCTACGCCTCGTGGGCCTATGGCAACCTGCTCAATCATACCACCCTGGGCTGGCTGGGCCGCCTCTGGCGCGGCTTCCTGACCTTTATGCTGGGCTACGGAATGGTGATGGTGGTGATGATGGTAGCGATGTTTACCTCCAACTGGTCCAGCATCAAACAATCAGTGCAGCAGCAGGCCAAAGCCAAACAGGAGCAGCAGCGCAACGCCGCACCGCCCGTGGACCGGCCGCAGTAG
- a CDS encoding cystathionine gamma-synthase family protein: MTNPADHACINGQRLNPESLMMSYGYTPAWSEGAIKPPIFQTSTFVFRNAEEGKAFFELAYGLRQQRPDEEMGLIYSRLNNPSLEILEHRLCLWDEAEEAASFASGMAAISTTLLALLQPGDVVLHSEPVYGGSDFFLKNVLRKFGIEAVGFRPTATPQEMEALAAGIAPGRLAMLFVETPANPTNHLVDLEACAALARRHSTAEKPVRLVVDNTFLGPVFQHPLKHGADVVLYSATKFLGGHSDLIAGAALSSRALMKEIKAMRTFMGTMCDPNTGWMLMRSLETLKLRMERAATSAQLIADWLREHPLVARTYYLTHLEHCPVQQDIYQRHCLAPGSMISFDIRGGEAEAFRFLNALRLIKLAVSLGGTESLAEHPATMTHSDITPAEQHEMGISPRMIRLSIGVEDPRDLMLDLSQAFEAVGLPQAVREVEMA, from the coding sequence ATGACAAACCCCGCCGACCATGCCTGCATCAACGGGCAGCGCCTGAACCCCGAAAGCCTGATGATGAGCTACGGCTACACGCCAGCCTGGAGCGAAGGCGCCATCAAGCCGCCCATTTTCCAGACCTCCACTTTCGTGTTCCGGAACGCCGAGGAAGGCAAGGCCTTCTTCGAGCTGGCCTACGGCCTGCGCCAGCAGCGCCCCGACGAGGAAATGGGCCTGATTTATTCCCGCCTCAACAACCCCAGCCTGGAAATTCTGGAGCACCGCCTCTGTCTTTGGGACGAAGCCGAGGAAGCCGCGTCCTTCGCCTCGGGCATGGCCGCCATCAGCACCACCCTGCTGGCGCTGCTGCAGCCCGGCGACGTGGTGCTGCACTCCGAGCCCGTGTACGGCGGCTCCGACTTCTTCCTGAAAAACGTGCTGCGCAAGTTCGGCATCGAGGCCGTGGGCTTCCGACCCACCGCCACGCCCCAGGAAATGGAGGCTTTGGCCGCTGGTATTGCGCCCGGCCGCCTGGCCATGTTGTTTGTGGAAACGCCCGCCAACCCCACCAACCACCTCGTAGACCTGGAAGCCTGCGCCGCCCTGGCCCGCCGCCACAGCACCGCCGAAAAACCCGTGCGTCTGGTAGTAGACAATACCTTCCTCGGCCCGGTGTTCCAGCACCCGCTTAAGCATGGAGCCGATGTGGTGCTGTACTCGGCCACCAAGTTTCTGGGCGGCCACTCCGACCTCATTGCCGGCGCCGCCCTCAGCAGCCGCGCCCTCATGAAGGAAATCAAGGCCATGCGCACCTTTATGGGCACCATGTGCGACCCTAACACCGGCTGGATGCTGATGCGCAGCCTCGAAACCCTGAAGCTGCGCATGGAGCGCGCCGCCACCTCCGCCCAGCTCATTGCCGACTGGCTGCGGGAGCACCCGCTGGTGGCCCGCACTTACTACCTTACTCACCTGGAGCACTGCCCCGTGCAGCAGGATATCTACCAGCGCCACTGCCTCGCGCCGGGCTCCATGATTTCGTTTGACATCCGGGGCGGCGAGGCGGAGGCCTTCCGCTTCCTCAACGCGCTGCGCCTCATCAAGCTGGCCGTGAGCCTGGGCGGCACCGAAAGCCTGGCGGAGCACCCCGCCACCATGACCCACTCCGACATCACGCCCGCCGAGCAGCACGAAATGGGCATCTCTCCCCGGATGATTCGCCTCAGCATCGGCGTGGAGGACCCGCGGGACCTGATGCTGGACCTGAGCCAGGCGTTTGAGGCTGTGGGCCTGCCGCAAGCGGTGCGGGAGGTTGAAATGGCCTAA